The DNA window TTATCAAAATACttctttcaagatttctgctgggGCAAGTGTTTCAAAGTGCACAGTATAGCCATTTCAAGGTTTACTCaagctgaagccatgatcagtttgTTCTATGTCAATCAGTCAAGATGGGGCAATATTTTTCAAGGGAATTTATGAGCAGTTTGTCAGTCCCTCTCCGAGGATCATCAGTTTAGTACAGTTTGCAAGTGTAATCGAAGAGCTTTGGGCAGTGTTccatgtgttgaggaatcagatatCCTTCTCTGCCGCACAAAAGAGTCTATCTCAGTTGTTACCCACAAATGTGTTGCATAcatcattcatatcatgcatagaaaaatttcatgtcatgcatagaaacaaattcatatTCATTTGCATTTTCCGAGGTCTTGTTGCAATCAACattcttaccttgagatcaaagtccaactcaaTTGGCATCTACCCAGTACAGATTTATCCTTTTGGTTCATTTGTCTTTGTTTATCTGATGTTTATTCCGGATTTGTCTCTTTTGTTCTGATGTTAATTCCAGAATTCGTTTATCCGATGTTTATTCCGGAtgtgtctctttcttctttcagtgCCATTTCTGAAAGTTtacaaccatgttttatcttggttccctttacgaccatgttttatcttggttccctttacgaccatgttttatcttggttccctttacaaccatgctttatcttggttcccttacgaccatgttttatcttggttccctttacaaccatgctttatcttggttcccttacaaccatgttttatcttggttccctttacaaccatgctttatcttggttcccttacaaccatgttttatcttggtttcttttacaaccatgtttcatcttggttccctttacaaccatgctttatcttggttcccttacaaccatgttttatcttggtttccTTTACAACCATGTTTCATCTTGGTTTTCCTTTACAACCTTGTTTCATCTTGGTTCCCTTACAACCATGTTTCATCTTGGTTCTCACCTTATTCAGACCTATTCCTGGATATTGTGGTTTCTCACCTCATTCAGACTCATTCCTGGATGTTGTGATACCTTTCTTCAGCTATCTCTTTCATCAAGTCTTTTGCTCATTCCATTTACAGTTTATCTCTCGTGGCGCTTTATTCCCCACAAAGATTCGagtctgtctcatatcatatcatacaaaaaaaaaacaaaaaattcatacattcatatcattctTGGGGCATGTTAGGCTAAAAATCGGGTTTTGATTGTATTTAAGTATCTCCTATCTtctgatagaagaaacttaaataggggcagctgttgcaccctgatttttaccctaAGATTCCAAATCATTTGCACTGTCATATTTTATTCGATTTTTCTTTATGTTTACTAACCATTaatcaaaattacaaaaaaaaacatgtcttgtttctcttttattgtgTTAAACAAGGATTGAATCCAAAAAGCGAGATTTGCGAGACGATGCGAAGCAGTCGATGTAAAAGTCGATATTTCGAGTCTATTTCAAGTCAAGATTTAGagtttcattcttctttctttttaattcaagttcattttataattttatattaattttagttttaattctaattttaattcaaaattgaaATATCCTTTTGATTTGAATTACtattagaaattaaaattaatttttaatataaaatcatttctttttatttcattaatcttttcttatatttttgttgttattaaccatttctttctatttttattattagtattacttCTTTTgtcttttatgtcaaaaaataggTGAGAGAAGGGAATTTCAAAGAGCACCCACACAAGCCAAGTTCACGTTTCCAGCAAGTTTTAGATTTCCAGCCAGCTTCAAAATCAAGTTCACATTACATTCATTttccaattcaaattcaaaatagttCATGCATTTCACActttcatggcaaactcaaaacAAATTCTCAGCTCAATCCTGACCATACATTTGAATTTAATCAAGGGTTGAAATTCTTCAGAAGTGATTCACACGGATCCATCCTAAATCTCCCTCCAAATTGCAACAGAAAACTTCAAATATCTTggctataaatacagatgcatctACACAGAAAAAGGCAGGAGAAAAAGAGTAATGTTATGCTGCCAAAATGATTCCAGAAAATTTCTCCTCCAAAAATTGATCTAAACCGATTTACAAACCTACTTTGCATCCTTCCTCCGATTCAACAAAACAACGCACCTTCATACACCTGTAAATTCACGATTCATCATCAATTCCGTACAACGATATCGACATCATCACCGTGACGACGCAGCTGAAGCCTATTTTCAACCAGGCTTCTTCAAATCAAAACGCAACAACAATCTTCATCAACCACTCATCATTGCACAGTCTCGGATCGCTCGGATTTTCATTCTACATAACTGGATTCGTGGTTATCATCACAGTTTGAAGAATAACAGTTTGAAGAATAAAGCGGAGAAGAAGAAGGAGCATATTACTACACCACTGGTATTCTTGTCTCAGACTCAAAGCTTTAATCCAAGTTCCATTACCTCTTCACTCTATCATATTGATTATTTCGGAGATATGTTGTTGCTGCTCTACTTGCtgcgtgttgttgttgttgtgatctTGCATTCCAAATAATATGATGATATTGTTCATGCTTCTTTTATCGTTGTTGTTTGAACTATTGATTGTTGTGTTTCAACCGAGAGTGATTAGAAGTTAGGTAGAATTGTGAGAGTATACGTAGCGACGAGAGTCAGAGAGGAGAGATGTGAGGCGTTGTTGTCATTGTTTCGAGAAGAGAGATGAGCTTGTTGTTgatattttgttcttgttttgtATCGGTAGAAATTAGAAAACAGAGTGGAGAGgagatgttgttattgttgttgattcgagtgagagagatgaagatagGTTTGTTGTTATGGATTGGTGAGTGTGAAACAGAGCCATGGAAACAGAGCAGTGAACAAAGAAACAGAATGTGAGTTGCAGAGAGATTGAACCGCGAGAGAGAATTTCATTATCGTTATTGTTTGAGTTCTGGGCAGAGGATGTTCAAGATGGAGGGAGAGTACCGATTGAGAGGAGAGTGCAGAGTGAGAGTAACGTGAGAGGTGAGGAAGCGGATCCCTCATTTTTGGTTTAGGGTTTTGTTAGCTGTTTGGACCGGTTTTTGTTTAATGTGATGAGAAGCCCATTTATGATTTTCTTTCTGGCACTACCATTTCTTGCGCACCCCCCTTCCTGGCAAACTCTTTTCTCTTTGGGCCAGCTACCATGGGCCCAGCGCCCCAGCACATTACACCTCCTGTTTTGCGTCTTTTTAGCCCATTTTTGTGTTTATTAGACTTTTATGTTctatattaaaaaatacaaaaaatattttaattagccTTTTTTAatccttttgtttgtttttattttacaatttaaaCTTTTAGTCAATTAGTTAAATGTTGATTTAATATGTTTACTTGTCTATTTTCTTTTTagcttatttttgtaaatattcatcttttatattttctctttcttttaaaATGCTTTGTtcgattttcttttattttcctctATGCACATGTTAACTCCGTTCCACGATaattgtgtaagtctccaaaggtcgagcagcagtggaatgcgacgtttaacatcacacacacacaaaatgttttaagccgaactacggctgctctgattccttaatcgggatacgtaggcattaggtcgcggggcctgaacgagcacaatcttgtatatattttctttcttttccccgtgtttcttttctcttccttttttcgTGCGCTTCCCTTTAGCTTTTAGGCTTAGATTTTTAGATAGCACCCTTAGATTTAGATTAACaagagcggatcccgtcgagtacgacggacgtgaggagtgctaaccccttctccttgcgtaaccgacacccttacctagttctctgggtcgtaagaccgttgtttgttttctttttgtaggttttattcgatgttttcctttcccatttcgggataaataaataatcgatggcgacttcattaatttcattttgatgatttcgatccagttgtttcagctggcgacttcactggggacagaTTGACCTTTGCTAGGCCCATCCTGAGTGTCAGTCCTAGCTcttgtttgtttttatctttgggtgtttgctttctttatgctttatttgtatatttgtatatattgctttatttgtatatttgtatatattgctttatttgtatatttgcatatattgCTTTATTTGCTGTTATATTCTAGTTATCTGCTGTTCTGTATATATACTGTTCTGGATCTGCTGTTTTTCTGGTGGGTGGGATGTtactgaggtaaaaggcccaatacacaggctatgagtgataccataggaactaggactagagtggccgtgacggacagaaggcgtatgcctgattgatctgatcacgtatccacgggcagagcttggtggaacgaGGCAACATCGTATGATGGCGCCTAcgttcgatcctctgttggctttttgacctaccctggcttagattcacctgtgagtggggcgggaatcaatcatttttACAGGTACATTATTGgtgactatggttcttgttcgagtggttctGCTTCTGTTTGATGGTGACTGGGTTCTGATCCTATTGGTTACTATGGTTCTACTGGTTACTTGCTTGCATTTGGCATTACATCTTGCATTGCATATCATTGCATAGTTCTCGCACTCATCCAGGTTGCCCGAGATCTTATTTCCAGTTGTTCTTTCTCCCAATTAGCTGTTGATCGTCAAGCTGTTTCCTCAACACCGCTACGGAACTAGAGCTGCAGTTAGACAAAGAATGGCAGACCAAGAGAAACATAACATGGaagtcagaatggaaattgatgagttaAAATCAGGCATGATTAAGCTTACCGAGATGATGCAAGTGTTGATGGCTAGGACCGATCCACCTCAAAGGACTGTTATTTCTGAAGTCGCAACTGCTGTTGTTGATCCTTCACTTGCTCAGAAGCCACCTTCTACTTGGCCAGAATTTAGGTTACCTGAGAATTTTTCTCCAACATATGTCAATGCTTCTATAGTGGGTCAAACATCGAGGCGGGTATTTCAACCTCCAGTCTTTTCTGAACCTCCACCTGTTGTTCATACTACTGCTCAAGCTGTTCCAGCTCGTTATGACAATCCTCTCTATGACTACCGGTCTGTTGGTTCTCGAAGTGTTAGTCAAGGAGACTGTGGTGAAGTTGAAGAAGTCCGTGAGCAATATCAGGCATTGGAAAAGAGATTAAGAGCTATGGAAGGAAGCAATTTCTTTAGTGTGAATGCTGATAATATGGGCCTTGTTTCAAATCTTGTCATGCCttccaagttcaaagttcctgagtTCGAGAAGTATAAGGGGCATACTTGTCCAaggagtcatttgaccatgtattACAGAAAGATGACTGCTTATACCAACAATCAGAATttgctcattcattgctttcaagacagtttaagtgGTGCTTCTTTGAAGTGGTATATGAGTTTGGAAAAGGGTTGTGTTCAAAGTTTCCAAGATTTAGCTGATGCATTCATGAAACAGTACAAGtataatctggacatggcacctgaccgtcgtcaacttcagaacatggctcagaaggaaaaggaatctttcaaagaatatgctcaacgttggagagaattgGCTTCCCAAGTTGAACCACCTCTGTCTGAGAAGGAATTGACTAGCTTGTTCATGGACACTCTCTCTCCTTtcttttgggagaagatgattggaagtgtgtcttcaaaTTTCACTGATTTGGTAACAattggtcaaaggctagaagAAGGAATTAGGAAAGGAAAAGTGTCTGTTGCTGCTGATTCTTCAAGGAAACCTTTTGGGGGctttcaaaagaagaaagaaggtgaaaccAGTGCTATTGAAAGACCTCGAAAGAGAGCTCAACATTACGGTCAACCTCAAGTAGCTGATGTCCAAGCTCCTCATCAGAATACTGGTCAGAATCATGCTGCAAGGAATAGAACTCAGTTTGACCCTATTCCAATGACTTATACTGAGTTGTATCCTCACTTGGTTCAGCTAGGTTTGATTACCACAAGGTCTTTTACTCCTCCGAATCCTCTTCCAGCTAACTTCAGGTCTGATCTCCACTGTGAGTTTCATCAAGGAGCTGCTGGTCATGATTTAGAGCATTGTTACGCACTGAAGATTAGAGTGCAAGAGTTGGTCAGAGGAAAGGTGATAGATTTCACGGCTCGTACTCCAAATGTTGTCAACAATCCTTTTCCAGTGAATGGTAAATGAAACTtcagtcaaagtcagattctctcctaaagccaagtgtttcagacgggatagctcatccttgttgctgattagtcactaggccatgtttctttactgtttgcatttcttTCAATTGTAATGTCTGTTTACTTTCAAACTTGTTTGTTTCTTActgttaattttaaatgaaatgagcattgcatgttTTGATTCAATTCTTCTCATTTACTGCtttatttctttcaaaaaaaaacaaaaacaaaaacatgtttctTTTATTTGCTTTCTCTGCCATGctgtttatgcaaagattggagggaggatgatgaaaacaaaatactcATAATTGCTGttagtgtgcttttgaataaaactttgctgatgatgtacaggccttgtttcaattcccaaacacagGAGAAATAAGGacgttaatcccttgtcaacccctttgagccttcgaagttggagttttctttttaaATGAAAAACCCGCAAATTTTAACCTGGGGATGGGTAGTTTTCAGTTTATTCATCTGTGCATTCAAATACAAGAGTTTCATTCAAGATACCTTTCAATAAGGTTGTAATTTCAAGCTTTCCTTCGCACACATCATATAAGTGTCGAAGATGTCCTCAAGTCAAAAGTGATGATGATGGTTCTCCTCAAttgttaagcaaggcagtcactatcttccaaaaaaaaaagagaaaaaaaaaaagaaaatttcaagAAAAGCCCGCCTAGTCAAAACCtttgaaggagacttaggcaaaaaatatattggggcatcccgctgactgtaaatctcaaataaaacagttcaggcaaaagttagggaaatcaaaagaaaagttaaaaaaaaaagaagaagtcaataaatttcaaaacaacaaaatgttgtaaaAGAAGTGACTGCTATTTCAAAGTATATTCCTTGGCTTCTGAATCATCATTGTCAAACAAGTGCTGCAAATTCCAAGTTCT is part of the Vicia villosa cultivar HV-30 ecotype Madison, WI linkage group LG2, Vvil1.0, whole genome shotgun sequence genome and encodes:
- the LOC131651341 gene encoding uncharacterized protein LOC131651341, translated to MADQEKHNMEVRMEIDELKSGMIKLTEMMQVLMARTDPPQRTVISEVATAVVDPSLAQKPPSTWPEFRLPENFSPTYVNASIVGQTSRRVFQPPVFSEPPPVVHTTAQAVPARYDNPLYDYRSVGSRSVSQGDCGEVEEVREQYQALEKRLRAMEGSNFFSVNADNMGLVSNLVMPSKFKVPEFEKYKGHTCPRSHLTMYYRKMTAYTNNQNLLIHCFQDSLSGASLKWYMSLEKGCVQSFQDLADAFMKQYKYNLDMELTSLFMDTLSPFFWEKMIGSVSSNFTDLVTIGQRLEEGIRKGKVSVAADSSRKPFGGFQKKKEGETSAIERPRKRAQHYGQPQVADVQAPHQNTGQNHAARNRTQFDPIPMTYTELYPHLVQLGLITTRSFTPPNPLPANFRSDLHCEFHQGAAGHDLEHCYALKIRVQELVRGKVIDFTARTPNVVNNPFPVNGK